One window from the genome of Cyclobacterium amurskyense encodes:
- a CDS encoding DUF1501 domain-containing protein, protein MEKEFIEHGLNQNRRKFLSKMSLGLGSVALGSLLMPNLFKGTGSIESELAAAIPDFAPKAKRVIYLFQNGAPSQLESFDYKPKLTTMFGQDLPESIRGDQRLTGMTANQSSFPLVGSFSKFNQYGESGAWISDLFPYTSKIVDDICIVRSLHTEAINHDPALTFFQTGAQQGNRPSMGAWLSYGLGSENNNLPAFTVLLSRGIGNGQGVYSKLWTNGFLDSVHQGVQFSSGEDPVLYLKDPKGMKRSERRKMLDNLAELNHMSFQKFGDPEISAKIQQYEMAYRMQTTVPDIMDLSKEPDSVIKLYGPDCLVPGTYAANCLLARKLSESGVRFVQLYHQGWDQHGNLPYEITQQAKDVDQASAALVTDLKQRGLLDETLVIWGGEFGRTNYSQGKLTEDNYGRDHHPRCFSIWMAGGGIKPGVVYGETDELGYNVIKNPVHVHDFQATVLNQLGLNHEKLIYKHLGRRFRLTDVSGKVVKDILV, encoded by the coding sequence ATGGAAAAGGAATTTATTGAGCACGGATTAAACCAAAATCGAAGAAAGTTTCTATCAAAAATGAGTTTGGGCCTTGGAAGTGTGGCTTTAGGTTCCTTATTAATGCCCAACTTATTTAAAGGAACAGGAAGCATTGAAAGTGAACTGGCTGCTGCAATTCCTGATTTTGCCCCAAAAGCAAAACGGGTGATTTACCTTTTCCAGAATGGAGCACCCTCTCAATTGGAATCCTTTGATTACAAGCCAAAATTGACAACAATGTTTGGGCAAGATCTTCCTGAATCCATAAGGGGAGACCAAAGGTTAACGGGGATGACAGCCAACCAGTCATCTTTCCCATTGGTAGGCTCTTTCTCTAAATTCAACCAATATGGTGAATCAGGGGCATGGATAAGTGACCTGTTTCCCTATACCTCAAAGATTGTAGATGATATTTGCATTGTGAGGTCCTTACATACAGAAGCCATTAACCATGATCCGGCACTCACTTTTTTCCAAACAGGTGCCCAGCAAGGCAACCGCCCTAGTATGGGAGCTTGGTTGAGTTATGGTCTTGGGAGTGAGAACAACAACCTCCCGGCATTTACGGTGTTACTTTCCAGAGGCATTGGGAATGGTCAGGGAGTCTATTCCAAATTATGGACCAATGGGTTTTTAGATTCTGTTCATCAGGGGGTTCAATTTAGCAGTGGGGAGGATCCGGTATTGTACCTTAAAGATCCCAAAGGCATGAAAAGGTCTGAAAGGAGAAAAATGCTAGACAATTTAGCAGAGCTCAACCACATGTCTTTCCAAAAATTTGGAGACCCTGAAATTAGTGCCAAAATCCAACAATATGAGATGGCTTACAGGATGCAAACCACGGTTCCAGATATCATGGATTTGTCTAAAGAACCAGACAGTGTAATCAAACTCTATGGTCCGGATTGCTTGGTTCCCGGGACCTATGCCGCCAATTGTTTATTGGCCAGAAAGTTATCTGAAAGCGGAGTTCGTTTTGTGCAATTGTACCACCAGGGCTGGGACCAGCATGGCAACCTTCCCTATGAAATCACCCAACAGGCCAAGGATGTAGATCAGGCTTCAGCAGCTTTGGTAACTGACCTAAAGCAAAGAGGTTTATTGGATGAAACCCTGGTGATTTGGGGTGGAGAGTTTGGCAGAACCAATTATAGCCAGGGAAAACTTACCGAGGACAATTATGGAAGAGACCATCACCCAAGGTGTTTTAGCATCTGGATGGCCGGAGGAGGAATCAAACCAGGTGTTGTTTATGGAGAGACAGATGAGTTGGGATACAATGTGATTAAAAACCCAGTACATGTGCATGATTTTCAAGCTACGGTATTGAACCAATTGGGATTAAATCATGAAAAGTTAATTTATAAGCATTTGGGAAGAAGGTTTAGGTTAACCGATGTTTCTGGGAAGGTAGTTAAAGACATATTGGTATAA
- a CDS encoding DUF2231 domain-containing protein: MKIKYRFIAESTLFVLNILLLYFLLLEQFVEIPYWLQPLGRLHPMVLHFPIGLLFLSMVLEFFRFRKEFEKEQFFQNFLTSLLLVAVITAGIAALMGFFLSLEEGYGGPALNWHKWSGAGIVFFASGLYFSREKLWYKAKVAKISASGLIGLTIMAGHYGAALTHGEDFIFEPIIAAREVVVPIEEAIVFDHLIMPVLEKKCNSCHNPSKAKGELIMTDKVSFLKGGETGKLFESESLEESVLIQRLSLPLEDDDHMPPSGKPQLTPDEKLLLELWIKNNPDFEVKVLALPASDSLRLVATNLINPKAGEKVYEFEMPDEKVLETLNNEYRVIRPLSKGSPALDVTIFNANAYNSNSLKELEPLKNQIVYLSLNKLPVEDEDLKIISQFKNLERLNLNFTNISGKGLESVFTISNLEHLAISGTAITLEDLKPQLGKLKRLQSISVWNTSIDVEDLEPLRNEFSNIQIVAGREGLEGEKIKLNVPMLANQSSIFQDSIALEIGHPIENVTVRYTLDGTEPDSISSPIFEKGKVWLDQTTSVNAKAFKEGWFGSVNTTFSVFKNKYPPDSVNLLTRLNRVHPANGSATFFDGDFGGFNANSPAWANNWAGFSNEDMKLLLSYEQEVEISSVSFNVLVEPETIIFPPSQIEVWGGKNEDDMELMAKLSPDLPSEERKPYIQLITTSFNPAKVKCLMVIAKTVKKIPSWHRNKGRGALLLVDEMFIN, translated from the coding sequence ATGAAGATCAAGTACCGGTTTATTGCAGAGAGCACTTTGTTCGTTTTGAATATTCTGCTTTTGTATTTTTTGTTATTGGAACAATTTGTGGAAATCCCTTATTGGTTACAGCCTTTGGGAAGGCTCCATCCCATGGTGCTACATTTCCCTATAGGTTTACTTTTTTTGTCCATGGTTTTAGAATTTTTCAGGTTCCGAAAGGAGTTTGAAAAAGAGCAATTCTTTCAGAATTTTCTAACTTCCTTACTATTGGTTGCTGTGATCACTGCAGGTATTGCTGCCCTGATGGGATTCTTTCTTTCCCTGGAAGAAGGCTACGGAGGTCCGGCATTGAATTGGCACAAGTGGAGTGGGGCCGGAATTGTTTTTTTTGCCAGTGGACTTTACTTTTCAAGGGAGAAGTTATGGTACAAGGCGAAAGTGGCTAAAATTTCAGCTTCAGGATTGATAGGGCTTACCATTATGGCCGGTCACTATGGGGCAGCACTTACGCATGGGGAGGATTTTATATTTGAGCCCATCATTGCTGCCCGTGAGGTAGTAGTACCTATAGAGGAGGCAATTGTATTTGATCATCTGATTATGCCAGTATTGGAAAAAAAATGCAATTCTTGCCATAATCCAAGCAAAGCTAAGGGTGAGTTGATTATGACAGATAAAGTTTCTTTTTTAAAAGGTGGTGAAACAGGGAAATTGTTTGAAAGTGAATCCCTGGAAGAAAGTGTGCTAATTCAAAGGCTTTCGTTGCCATTAGAAGATGATGATCACATGCCGCCTTCCGGAAAGCCACAGCTTACGCCAGATGAAAAACTACTTCTGGAGTTGTGGATAAAAAATAATCCTGACTTTGAGGTAAAAGTATTGGCTTTGCCAGCAAGTGATTCGCTCAGGCTTGTGGCTACTAATTTAATAAATCCTAAAGCCGGGGAAAAAGTATATGAATTTGAAATGCCTGATGAAAAAGTGCTCGAAACCCTTAACAACGAGTATAGGGTAATAAGACCATTAAGTAAAGGTTCGCCTGCCCTTGATGTTACCATTTTCAACGCAAATGCATATAACAGTAATTCATTAAAAGAACTTGAGCCATTAAAAAATCAAATCGTCTACCTTAGTCTCAATAAGCTACCTGTTGAAGATGAAGACCTAAAAATAATTAGCCAATTTAAGAACCTGGAAAGGCTAAACCTTAATTTTACCAATATTAGTGGAAAGGGGCTTGAGTCTGTTTTTACAATTTCAAATTTAGAACACCTTGCTATTTCTGGTACTGCCATAACCCTTGAAGATTTAAAGCCCCAACTGGGGAAATTAAAAAGACTGCAATCAATTTCAGTTTGGAATACTTCTATTGATGTGGAAGACCTTGAGCCTTTGAGAAATGAATTTAGCAATATTCAGATTGTTGCAGGTAGAGAAGGCCTTGAGGGTGAAAAAATCAAGCTTAACGTTCCCATGCTTGCAAATCAATCCAGCATTTTTCAGGATTCTATTGCATTAGAAATTGGGCATCCCATAGAAAATGTAACTGTCAGGTATACATTGGATGGTACAGAGCCAGATAGTATTTCCTCTCCCATTTTTGAGAAGGGCAAGGTATGGCTGGATCAAACCACCTCCGTTAATGCAAAAGCTTTCAAGGAAGGGTGGTTTGGAAGTGTAAACACTACATTTTCCGTGTTTAAGAATAAATACCCGCCAGACTCAGTGAATTTATTGACTCGTCTAAACCGTGTACATCCGGCCAATGGTTCGGCTACTTTTTTCGATGGAGATTTTGGCGGTTTCAATGCCAATAGCCCTGCCTGGGCAAATAACTGGGCAGGCTTTTCCAATGAAGACATGAAGCTCTTATTGTCCTATGAGCAAGAGGTGGAAATATCCTCTGTCTCTTTCAATGTTTTGGTAGAACCAGAAACCATTATATTTCCCCCTTCTCAAATAGAAGTTTGGGGTGGAAAAAACGAAGACGATATGGAATTAATGGCTAAGTTGAGTCCAGATTTACCTTCAGAAGAGCGAAAGCCTTACATTCAGTTAATTACGACTTCTTTTAATCCTGCCAAAGTGAAATGTTTGATGGTAATTGCGAAAACAGTTAAGAAAATCCCTTCATGGCATAGAAATAAAGGTAGAGGAGCCTTGTTACTGGTCGATGAAATGTTTATTAATTGA
- a CDS encoding FecR family protein, giving the protein MDEFQHDIDHLILLYLEGKASKKQMNALNYWLSNSQENKATFDAIQKIWSSEASMEVVSFKEKGDKIWAASKERKQESKSTIHPTWYGYGSWVAVVIVLLLFTGIGVFLGANKDVALENKITWIKKENPKGQKSTHQLPDGTKVWLNAMSSMEYPSIFSDSIRKVKITGEAYFNVVSNPSQPFIVESKSLKIEALGTAFNVKTFPDESTHVVSLMKGKVRVSNFPQNQSSLLDPGFEIVAENEFENLSLRRIDFENSFGWKEGILIFNGDDFFTFVRLIERWFGVNITVKGNPPSDWNIRAKYYNESLTNVLRDIGFNKNLKFELNKKELFLEF; this is encoded by the coding sequence ATGGACGAATTTCAACACGATATTGATCATTTGATTCTTTTGTATTTGGAGGGAAAAGCTTCAAAGAAACAAATGAATGCATTAAATTATTGGCTCTCCAATTCGCAGGAAAATAAAGCCACATTTGATGCCATTCAAAAAATCTGGAGTAGCGAGGCATCTATGGAGGTAGTCAGCTTCAAGGAAAAAGGAGATAAAATATGGGCTGCATCTAAAGAAAGAAAACAAGAGTCAAAGTCCACTATTCACCCCACTTGGTATGGCTATGGAAGTTGGGTAGCAGTAGTAATTGTTCTCTTACTTTTTACCGGTATAGGGGTGTTTTTGGGAGCCAACAAAGATGTTGCCCTGGAAAATAAAATTACCTGGATAAAGAAAGAGAATCCGAAAGGCCAAAAGTCTACTCATCAATTACCAGACGGCACCAAAGTTTGGTTAAATGCCATGAGTAGTATGGAATACCCTTCCATTTTTTCAGACAGTATAAGAAAAGTAAAAATTACTGGGGAAGCCTATTTTAATGTTGTATCCAATCCTTCACAGCCTTTTATAGTAGAAAGCAAAAGCCTGAAAATTGAGGCTTTGGGGACTGCATTTAATGTAAAAACTTTTCCCGATGAGTCCACTCATGTCGTTTCATTAATGAAAGGAAAAGTAAGGGTAAGCAATTTTCCCCAAAACCAAAGTTCCCTGTTGGATCCGGGTTTTGAAATTGTAGCAGAAAATGAGTTCGAAAATCTTTCTTTGAGAAGGATAGATTTTGAAAATTCATTCGGTTGGAAAGAGGGTATTCTTATTTTCAATGGTGATGATTTTTTTACTTTCGTCCGATTGATAGAAAGGTGGTTTGGTGTAAACATAACAGTGAAAGGAAACCCACCTTCAGACTGGAATATAAGGGCAAAGTATTATAATGAGAGCCTAACAAATGTTTTAAGAGACATTGGTTTCAACAAAAACTTAAAATTTGAGCTTAATAAAAAAGAGTTATTTCTAGAATTTTAG
- a CDS encoding SusC/RagA family TonB-linked outer membrane protein, with translation MKIDYKSHLHRATNFSLIGILIPLMLVNFSIAHGAGAQKAISIEKVFIETFYSNTTLKEVFDDIESKTDFVFTFDFKDDFLKERFSSPLKKRSVEEILKKVSGQSKLAFRQTNNNISVTRSTKGSRVIEVISKVDDIGINGRVTSFSDKQGLPGVTILVKGTNIGTVTDIDGNFSLNVPNENATLVISFLGYETREESLNGRSIINVELSEDAKGLDEFVVIGYGIQKEREVTGSITSVEADQLEDQPVGQFVQKLQGRMAGVQISQASGTPGGGMAVRIRGAASINAGNNPLYVVDGFPIVGDINTINPNEIESFSVLKGASASALYGSRAANGVVLITTKRAKPGQTSVQLSVIQGVTQVPNRGRADLMNAREFLEDRKAIYEDKIRYEGYTGGIPELYQNPEAYTGPDTDWYDELLQGGKQNSYNVSFLANKDNFSSATTIGFFDEKGVVINTGFQRFSLRTNNEYKINKNIRVGLNLAPTHQLSRNQATDGFYSILYSAIITPPIFSPNDVDENGNQKVSFTGPGLFTFPNWKKTMTETLDRSATNRLLTNAYFEADIQKDFFFKSSVSVDMGTAKRRIFNPSTAGGIFSPPPKLATGSYTTYEYSSWLTENTLNYTKNIGNHFIDALVGYSAQKYHEEYNQLTGTSYPDDEVPWIDAAAIRYGSGNMSEWSLLSMFSRLNYNYMGKYLLSLSVRRDGSSRFGSENRWGTFPSVSAGWIISDEPFMADFTDLSYLKIRGEYGHAGNFNIGNYSQFGNISSTNYVFGGTLAQGRSPVSIGNPFLTWETTKGIDLGVDVGLFNDKVSLVFDFYDKRTNNMLYQVDIPYGTGYPNIQDNIGEFHFWGYEFGIHASVIETAQFQWNSDFNISFNRNKVIQLGTNNTPLGGIGNYSSTIWKTEVGQPIGQFYGYVFDGIYKTQEEFDSQPTHFTSSVGTIRYKDINEDGVINVDDKTYIGNPNPKFFYGFNNNFYYKNFDMNIVISGSYGGKMYYSLAEWSETLEGIFNVERYMKDRWRSLEDPGDGIIGRSLSGTTEFPRNVQDRLALDASHLTFKNITLGYSLPEFSEFVSSSRVFLSLQNAFVLTPYKGANPESSWQGLNGLQEGVDISPYPIPRTYALGVNFNF, from the coding sequence ATGAAAATAGATTACAAAAGCCATTTACATAGGGCTACCAATTTTTCCTTAATTGGTATTCTTATCCCTCTTATGCTGGTGAATTTCAGCATTGCACACGGAGCAGGAGCTCAAAAAGCCATTAGTATTGAGAAGGTTTTTATCGAAACTTTTTATTCTAATACTACACTCAAAGAGGTCTTTGATGACATCGAATCCAAAACTGATTTTGTATTCACTTTTGATTTTAAAGATGATTTCTTAAAAGAAAGATTTTCAAGTCCCTTGAAGAAAAGAAGTGTTGAGGAAATCCTTAAAAAAGTATCAGGCCAATCAAAATTGGCTTTCCGACAAACCAATAACAATATAAGTGTTACCAGGTCTACTAAAGGCTCTAGGGTAATCGAAGTTATTAGTAAGGTGGATGACATAGGCATAAATGGTCGGGTTACTTCGTTTAGTGACAAGCAAGGCCTTCCTGGTGTCACTATTTTAGTGAAAGGAACAAATATTGGTACTGTTACAGACATCGACGGTAATTTTTCACTAAATGTGCCCAATGAAAATGCGACCTTGGTTATTTCCTTTTTGGGATATGAAACACGTGAAGAATCCCTAAACGGGCGAAGCATAATCAATGTTGAATTGTCCGAAGATGCCAAGGGTTTGGATGAGTTTGTTGTGATAGGATATGGTATACAGAAAGAACGGGAAGTTACTGGGTCTATCACCAGCGTGGAAGCTGATCAGTTGGAAGACCAGCCAGTAGGTCAGTTTGTTCAAAAACTTCAGGGCAGAATGGCTGGGGTGCAGATCAGTCAGGCTTCTGGTACACCAGGTGGTGGCATGGCCGTAAGGATTAGAGGGGCAGCCTCTATCAATGCAGGAAACAATCCACTTTATGTGGTCGATGGATTTCCTATCGTTGGAGATATTAATACAATCAATCCCAATGAGATTGAAAGTTTCTCAGTACTAAAAGGGGCATCTGCTTCTGCCCTATATGGCTCGAGGGCAGCTAATGGAGTAGTTTTAATCACCACCAAAAGAGCTAAACCCGGCCAGACCTCGGTGCAATTAAGTGTTATTCAGGGGGTTACCCAAGTTCCCAATAGAGGAAGAGCGGATTTGATGAATGCGAGAGAATTCCTGGAAGATAGGAAAGCCATTTATGAAGATAAAATTCGGTACGAAGGCTATACAGGTGGGATCCCGGAATTGTATCAAAACCCGGAAGCCTATACTGGACCTGATACAGATTGGTATGATGAGTTGTTACAAGGAGGCAAACAAAATAGTTACAATGTTTCCTTTTTAGCGAACAAGGATAATTTTAGTTCTGCGACCACAATCGGTTTTTTTGACGAAAAGGGTGTGGTTATCAACACTGGTTTTCAACGTTTTTCGCTTCGGACAAACAATGAATACAAGATAAATAAAAACATTAGGGTTGGTCTCAATTTAGCACCTACCCATCAACTCAGTAGAAACCAGGCCACTGACGGTTTTTACAGCATTCTTTATTCTGCCATTATCACTCCACCGATTTTTTCACCAAATGATGTAGATGAAAACGGAAACCAAAAGGTTAGTTTTACAGGTCCAGGGCTTTTTACTTTTCCGAATTGGAAAAAAACAATGACAGAAACCCTTGATCGATCTGCTACTAACAGGTTATTGACAAATGCCTATTTTGAAGCAGACATTCAGAAGGATTTCTTCTTTAAAAGTAGCGTTTCTGTAGATATGGGTACCGCCAAAAGAAGAATCTTTAACCCCTCTACAGCGGGTGGTATATTTTCACCTCCGCCAAAACTTGCCACAGGCTCGTATACTACTTATGAATACAGCTCATGGTTAACAGAAAACACGCTTAATTATACCAAAAATATTGGCAATCATTTTATTGATGCCCTGGTAGGTTATTCTGCGCAAAAGTACCACGAAGAATACAACCAATTGACTGGTACAAGTTATCCTGATGATGAAGTTCCCTGGATAGATGCGGCAGCCATTCGTTATGGAAGTGGTAATATGTCTGAATGGTCTTTGCTATCCATGTTCAGTCGGTTGAATTACAATTATATGGGAAAATACCTGCTTTCTCTTTCTGTAAGAAGAGATGGCTCTTCTAGGTTTGGTTCCGAAAACAGATGGGGTACTTTCCCATCTGTCTCTGCAGGGTGGATTATTTCTGATGAACCCTTTATGGCAGATTTCACTGACTTGAGTTACCTAAAAATCAGAGGTGAATATGGGCATGCTGGTAATTTTAATATCGGAAATTACAGTCAGTTTGGGAACATCTCTTCTACCAACTATGTATTTGGAGGAACCTTGGCACAGGGTAGAAGTCCCGTATCTATTGGCAATCCATTTCTCACCTGGGAAACCACGAAAGGTATTGATTTAGGGGTGGATGTAGGCCTTTTTAACGACAAAGTTTCTTTGGTTTTTGATTTTTATGACAAACGAACGAATAATATGCTTTACCAGGTGGACATTCCTTATGGAACAGGTTATCCAAATATCCAGGACAATATTGGAGAATTTCATTTTTGGGGATATGAATTTGGTATCCACGCAAGTGTGATAGAAACTGCCCAATTTCAATGGAATTCAGATTTTAACATCTCATTCAATAGAAACAAAGTAATCCAATTGGGAACCAACAATACCCCTTTGGGAGGAATTGGAAATTATTCCTCTACGATCTGGAAAACTGAGGTCGGTCAACCTATTGGTCAATTTTATGGCTATGTTTTCGACGGTATCTACAAAACCCAAGAGGAATTTGACTCTCAACCTACCCATTTCACTTCTAGTGTGGGAACGATTAGGTACAAAGATATCAATGAAGATGGAGTCATTAATGTGGATGACAAAACTTATATAGGCAACCCCAACCCTAAATTCTTTTATGGCTTTAACAATAACTTCTATTACAAGAATTTTGACATGAATATTGTCATTTCTGGTTCTTATGGAGGTAAAATGTATTATTCTCTTGCTGAATGGTCTGAAACACTGGAGGGAATATTTAATGTGGAAAGGTACATGAAAGACAGGTGGAGATCCTTGGAAGATCCAGGAGATGGAATCATCGGAAGATCCTTATCCGGCACTACAGAGTTTCCAAGGAATGTACAAGACAGGCTTGCCCTGGATGCCTCGCATTTAACTTTTAAAAACATTACGTTAGGTTATTCCTTGCCTGAATTCAGTGAATTTGTCAGCTCATCAAGGGTATTCCTAAGTCTTCAAAATGCCTTTGTTCTAACGCCTTATAAAGGAGCAAACCCTGAATCAAGTTGGCAGGGATTGAATGGTTTACAGGAGGGTGTGGACATCAGTCCTTACCCCATTCCAAGAACTTATGCGCTAGGTGTAAACTTTAATTTTTAA
- a CDS encoding RagB/SusD family nutrient uptake outer membrane protein, with protein MKNLLTILATIFVLSSCSEDFLNLVPESSITSGNFYKTEDHFNQALVGSYASLRGAKGSIASWVMGEMRSDNTHLEFNITNRGPGYIEREYADFFTDDVNSGLVANKYNSCYIGIARTNEILDQVGESLLSEDKKAQIEGEASFLRALLYFDLVRYFGGVPLYLTSVKGADDAYLPRASVSEVNQAIISDLEKAIALLDPVSFPQNGRANEGAARMLLADVYLTTKDYSKAESELSKVIQMGYSLLDNYGDIFELSNKNSIESIFEIQFQQGNQGQNSDFLYPFLPLSADVSMITGITSQNLQGGGWNTPTFEMLGSYEDGDERLPASIGVVEGTGQIGNLFIDELKSPVNYTPTPGKRTYLYVKKYQHAHALERNTDDNFPVYRYSEALLSMAEVLNEQGRSGEALPYLNQVRLRAGLDPATETNQQVLREIIAHETRVELAFENKRWLDLVRTDQAIDVMNANGVYLKEFYAGESYIPEMSYRVTSERLLFPIPLREIRIGDLEQNPGY; from the coding sequence ATGAAGAATTTATTGACAATACTCGCAACAATATTCGTCCTGAGTTCCTGTTCAGAAGATTTCTTGAATCTGGTTCCTGAAAGTTCCATTACCTCAGGTAACTTCTATAAAACAGAAGATCATTTCAATCAGGCCCTTGTAGGCTCTTATGCTTCCCTTAGAGGAGCAAAAGGTTCTATTGCTTCATGGGTGATGGGAGAAATGAGGTCAGATAATACTCATCTTGAATTCAATATTACCAACCGTGGTCCGGGATATATAGAACGGGAATACGCAGATTTCTTTACTGACGATGTGAACAGTGGTTTGGTGGCCAATAAATACAATAGCTGCTATATTGGAATTGCACGTACCAATGAAATATTGGATCAAGTTGGAGAATCTCTTTTGAGCGAAGATAAAAAAGCCCAAATTGAAGGAGAGGCTAGTTTTTTAAGAGCACTTTTGTATTTTGATTTGGTGCGGTATTTTGGTGGCGTACCTCTTTATCTCACATCCGTCAAAGGAGCTGATGATGCCTACCTGCCTAGAGCTTCTGTGAGTGAGGTTAATCAGGCTATAATTAGTGATTTGGAAAAGGCCATTGCATTGCTCGATCCTGTATCTTTCCCTCAAAATGGGAGAGCCAATGAGGGAGCAGCACGAATGCTACTTGCTGATGTATACCTGACTACTAAGGATTACTCAAAAGCGGAATCGGAACTTTCGAAGGTTATACAAATGGGGTATTCTTTATTGGATAACTATGGAGATATTTTTGAGCTGAGCAATAAAAACAGTATTGAGTCTATATTTGAAATTCAGTTTCAACAAGGTAACCAAGGTCAAAACAGTGATTTTCTCTACCCATTTTTACCCCTCTCTGCTGACGTGAGTATGATTACCGGAATTACTTCTCAAAATCTCCAGGGAGGCGGTTGGAATACACCCACCTTTGAAATGCTAGGTTCGTATGAAGATGGTGACGAAAGACTGCCGGCCTCTATTGGGGTAGTTGAAGGAACTGGACAGATTGGAAATTTATTTATCGATGAATTGAAATCTCCGGTCAATTATACACCTACACCAGGTAAAAGAACTTATTTGTATGTAAAGAAATACCAACATGCGCATGCATTGGAACGGAATACTGATGATAATTTCCCTGTATACAGGTATTCTGAAGCATTGCTTTCAATGGCTGAAGTACTAAACGAGCAAGGCAGGTCGGGCGAGGCATTGCCTTACCTTAATCAGGTGCGTTTAAGAGCTGGATTGGATCCTGCGACAGAAACCAACCAACAAGTGCTTAGAGAAATTATTGCCCATGAAACAAGGGTGGAATTGGCATTTGAGAACAAAAGATGGCTGGATCTGGTAAGAACGGACCAAGCCATAGACGTAATGAATGCCAATGGTGTTTACCTCAAGGAGTTCTATGCCGGAGAATCCTATATACCTGAAATGAGCTATAGGGTAACTTCTGAAAGGCTGTTGTTTCCAATTCCACTTAGAGAAATAAGGATTGGCGATTTGGAACAAAACCCTGGCTATTAA